Proteins encoded within one genomic window of Panicum virgatum strain AP13 chromosome 1N, P.virgatum_v5, whole genome shotgun sequence:
- the LOC120655147 gene encoding mitochondrial carrier protein CoAc2-like isoform X1: MWARAQTTTPALISPRFPFSSSPLPPTNSRRASSSPSSRSSRRRARERRGGRSGGAGRGMDARAGEAAETSGRGVGGAVLPLAVRELLAGGVAGGVAKTAVAPLERVKILFQTGRAEFHGSGLIGSFRTIYRTEGLLGFYRGNGASVARIVPYAALHYMAYEEYRRWIILAFPNVEQGPVLDLMAGSIAGGTAVICTYPLDLVRTKLAYQVKGAVNVGFRECKPSERVYKGIMDCVKTIYRQNGLKGIYRGMAPSLYGIFPYSGLKFYFYEKMKSHVPEEHRKDIIAKLGCGSVAGLVGQTITYPLDVVRRQMQVQALSSSSLVGRGTFESLVLIAKQQGWRQLFSGLSINYLKVVPSVAIGFTVYDSMKVWLKVPSREDTTVSILTEERSDAAPIPSS, translated from the exons ATGTGGGCCCGAGCGCAAACCACCACGCCCGCTTTGATTTCCCCTCGGTTTCCCTTCTCCTCTTCCCCTCTTCCACCTACCAATTCGCGAcgcgcctcctcttccccctcctcgcgctcctcccgccgccgcgcgcgcgagaggaggggagggaggtcgggcggggcggggcggggcatgGACGCGCGggccggggaggcggcggagaccagcggccgcggcgtcggcggcgccgtgcTGCCGCTCGCCGTGCGGGAGCTCCTCGCCggaggggtcgccggcggcgtcgccaAGACCGCTGTCGCGCCGCTCGAGCGCGTCAAGATCCTCTTCCAG ACAGGAAGAGCTGAGTTTCATGGTTCTGGACTGATCGGATCCTTCCGAACAATCTACCGAACAGAAGGTCTTTTAGGGTTTTACAG GGGTAATGGTGCTAGTGTTGCTCGAATTGTTCCTTATGCAGCTCTGCATTATATGGCCTATGAAGAATACCGCCGGTGGATCATTCTTGCTTTTCCGAATGTTGAGCAAGGGCCTGTTCTTGATCTCATGGCTGGATCGATAGCTGGAGGAACAGCTGTCATATGCACATACCCTCTTGATCTAGTCCGCACAAAGTTGGCTTATCAG GTAAAAGGTGCAGTGAATGTCGGTTTCAGAGAATGTAAGCCCTCTGAACGGGTTTACAAAGGGATTATGGATTGTGTCAAAACAATATACAGACAAAATGGGTTGAAAGGCATATACCGTGGCATGG CTCCGTCACTATATGGAATCTTCCCTTACTCTGGTCTTAAATTCTACTTTTATGAGAAGATGAAAAGTCATGTTCCTGAAGAGCACAGGAAAGATATCATAGCTAAACTTGGTTGTGGATCAGTTGCGGGTTTGGTAGGACAGACAATAACATACCCCCTTGATGTTGTTAGGCGGCAAATGCAG GTTCAGGCCCTTTCATCGTCCAGCCTTGTGGGGAGAGGAACATTTGAAAGCCTGGTTCTGATAGCAAAGCAGCAAGGTTGGCGACAACTATTCTCCGGATTATCTATCAACTATTTGAAG GTGGTGCCATCAGTAGCCATAGGATTTACTGTTTATGACTCGATGAAGGTTTGGCTTAAAGTTCCATCAAGGGAGGACACTACTGTTTCAATCTTGACAGAAGAACGAAGTGATGCAGCTCCTATCCCCTCTAGTTAG
- the LOC120655147 gene encoding mitochondrial carrier protein CoAc2-like isoform X2, whose amino-acid sequence MDSNWGCHAKDKIVFQTGRAEFHGSGLIGSFRTIYRTEGLLGFYRGNGASVARIVPYAALHYMAYEEYRRWIILAFPNVEQGPVLDLMAGSIAGGTAVICTYPLDLVRTKLAYQVKGAVNVGFRECKPSERVYKGIMDCVKTIYRQNGLKGIYRGMAPSLYGIFPYSGLKFYFYEKMKSHVPEEHRKDIIAKLGCGSVAGLVGQTITYPLDVVRRQMQVQALSSSSLVGRGTFESLVLIAKQQGWRQLFSGLSINYLKVVPSVAIGFTVYDSMKVWLKVPSREDTTVSILTEERSDAAPIPSS is encoded by the exons ATGGACTCCAATTGGGGTTGCCATGCAAAAGATAAAATTGTGTTCCAG ACAGGAAGAGCTGAGTTTCATGGTTCTGGACTGATCGGATCCTTCCGAACAATCTACCGAACAGAAGGTCTTTTAGGGTTTTACAG GGGTAATGGTGCTAGTGTTGCTCGAATTGTTCCTTATGCAGCTCTGCATTATATGGCCTATGAAGAATACCGCCGGTGGATCATTCTTGCTTTTCCGAATGTTGAGCAAGGGCCTGTTCTTGATCTCATGGCTGGATCGATAGCTGGAGGAACAGCTGTCATATGCACATACCCTCTTGATCTAGTCCGCACAAAGTTGGCTTATCAG GTAAAAGGTGCAGTGAATGTCGGTTTCAGAGAATGTAAGCCCTCTGAACGGGTTTACAAAGGGATTATGGATTGTGTCAAAACAATATACAGACAAAATGGGTTGAAAGGCATATACCGTGGCATGG CTCCGTCACTATATGGAATCTTCCCTTACTCTGGTCTTAAATTCTACTTTTATGAGAAGATGAAAAGTCATGTTCCTGAAGAGCACAGGAAAGATATCATAGCTAAACTTGGTTGTGGATCAGTTGCGGGTTTGGTAGGACAGACAATAACATACCCCCTTGATGTTGTTAGGCGGCAAATGCAG GTTCAGGCCCTTTCATCGTCCAGCCTTGTGGGGAGAGGAACATTTGAAAGCCTGGTTCTGATAGCAAAGCAGCAAGGTTGGCGACAACTATTCTCCGGATTATCTATCAACTATTTGAAG GTGGTGCCATCAGTAGCCATAGGATTTACTGTTTATGACTCGATGAAGGTTTGGCTTAAAGTTCCATCAAGGGAGGACACTACTGTTTCAATCTTGACAGAAGAACGAAGTGATGCAGCTCCTATCCCCTCTAGTTAG